The nucleotide window GGTCATGATATTAATTAGCTGCATTATCGGTCTGAAATTTGTATCCAATGAACCTAAACCAAAGGCAGGTGTATAGATATGAGTTGGTTTTTCTTGATATTAGCTGGTTTATTTGAAGTCGGTGGTGTAATATTCCTGAAACTTTCAGATGGATTTACCAAATTGAAAAATACATTTACGTTCGCTCTGTTTTTGGGATTAAGTTTCATTTTCCTTTCCCTGTCGTTGAGAGAGATTCCAATCAGCATTGGTTACGGAATCTGGACAGGTATTGGTGCATCGGGCAGTGTATTATTAGGGATGTATGTTTTCAAAGAGCCCAAAAACGCAAAGAAATTAGCGATCGTTAGTGGGATTATCGTCAGTATTGTGGGATTGAAACTGGTCTCTTAACCCATATCTGTACTTCATGCATAAGGCTAG belongs to Paenibacillus sp. FSL H8-0079 and includes:
- a CDS encoding multidrug efflux SMR transporter, whose product is MSWFFLILAGLFEVGGVIFLKLSDGFTKLKNTFTFALFLGLSFIFLSLSLREIPISIGYGIWTGIGASGSVLLGMYVFKEPKNAKKLAIVSGIIVSIVGLKLVS